From Chryseobacterium gallinarum, one genomic window encodes:
- a CDS encoding 2-hydroxyacid dehydrogenase, with protein sequence MKVFINKNIPETGITMLNEAGLEIILPEEESLSYEEWLNYCKNTDTILSIGAEFKYDKNFFEACPDVRAIALYSVGFDHVDIKEANSRNIPVGNTPDVLSKATSDVAFLLMQSVARRASYNFQKVKDGNWGAFDPLHALGQELYGKTLGIYGLGRIGFEMAKKSRKAFDMNILYHNRHRNDEAERELGATYVSFEELVANSDVLSIHANYTPGQKELFDRFVFEKMKSGAIFINTARGGFQNEKDLYDALVSKQIWGAGLDVTNPEPMLQDNPLLELSNVCVLPHIGSATMEARNGMARRAAENIIAFSKDEKMPYCVNPEVYDQHS encoded by the coding sequence ATGAAAGTTTTTATTAATAAGAATATTCCTGAAACAGGAATTACAATGCTGAACGAAGCAGGCCTTGAAATTATTTTGCCGGAAGAAGAAAGTCTTTCCTATGAAGAATGGCTGAATTACTGTAAGAATACCGACACAATTTTAAGTATTGGTGCAGAATTTAAATATGATAAAAACTTCTTTGAAGCCTGCCCGGACGTCAGGGCAATTGCTTTGTATTCTGTAGGATTTGATCATGTAGACATTAAAGAAGCTAACAGCAGGAATATTCCGGTCGGCAATACTCCCGATGTTTTAAGCAAGGCAACTTCAGATGTTGCGTTTTTACTGATGCAGTCGGTGGCAAGAAGGGCAAGCTATAATTTTCAGAAAGTAAAAGATGGCAATTGGGGAGCATTCGATCCTTTACATGCTTTGGGACAGGAGCTTTATGGAAAAACACTAGGCATTTATGGGCTGGGTAGAATTGGTTTTGAAATGGCTAAAAAATCCCGGAAAGCTTTTGATATGAATATCCTTTATCATAACCGGCATCGGAATGATGAAGCAGAAAGGGAATTGGGCGCAACCTATGTTTCGTTTGAAGAACTGGTTGCAAATTCAGATGTATTGAGTATTCATGCCAATTATACTCCCGGACAGAAAGAACTTTTCGATCGTTTCGTGTTTGAAAAAATGAAGTCCGGTGCTATTTTTATCAACACGGCAAGGGGCGGTTTCCAGAATGAGAAGGATTTGTATGATGCACTGGTTTCAAAACAGATCTGGGGCGCCGGTCTTGATGTTACCAATCCGGAACCTATGTTGCAGGACAATCCGCTTTTAGAGCTTTCAAATGTTTGTGTACTGCCTCATATCGGGTCTGCAACCATGGAAGCCAGAAACGGTATGGCAAGACGGGCGGCAGAAAATATTATTGCCTTTTCAAAAGATGAAAAAATGCCATATTGCGTCAATCCTGAAGTCTATGATCAGCATTCATGA
- a CDS encoding protein-L-isoaspartate(D-aspartate) O-methyltransferase, translated as MRDSFVHKGKRKILVDYLRQRIGISDENVLSAMNEVPRHLFIESIFEDFAYEDRAFPILAHQTISHPSTVAEQSELLQVKPGEKVLEIGTGCGYQTAVLLAMRAHVYTVERQKDLFDFSKKKLRELHLYPKFQSFGDGFAGLPTFAPFDKIIVTCGASTLPAELLKQLNIGGKMVIPLGPTDEQVLYRFTKVGPTEFEKEEFGAYKFVPMLGSTNQ; from the coding sequence ATGCGTGATTCGTTTGTACATAAAGGAAAAAGAAAAATTTTAGTCGATTATCTCCGGCAGAGAATTGGGATCTCAGATGAAAATGTACTTTCGGCAATGAATGAAGTTCCGAGACACCTTTTTATTGAAAGTATTTTTGAAGATTTTGCCTATGAAGACCGGGCTTTCCCTATTCTGGCTCATCAGACTATTTCCCATCCGTCAACGGTGGCTGAACAGTCGGAGTTATTGCAGGTAAAACCTGGAGAGAAGGTATTGGAAATCGGGACAGGTTGCGGGTATCAGACTGCTGTGTTATTGGCAATGAGAGCACACGTATATACTGTGGAAAGACAAAAGGATTTGTTTGATTTCTCAAAGAAAAAATTAAGAGAACTCCATCTTTATCCAAAATTTCAGAGTTTCGGAGACGGTTTTGCCGGGTTGCCGACTTTTGCTCCTTTCGATAAAATTATCGTGACGTGTGGTGCTTCCACCTTACCTGCTGAACTGCTGAAACAACTTAATATAGGAGGAAAAATGGTAATTCCATTGGGACCGACGGATGAACAGGTATTGTACAGATTTACCAAAGTAGGACCTACAGAATTTGAAAAGGAAGAATTCGGAGCCTATAAATTCGTCCCTATGCTGGGAAGTACCAATCAGTAA
- a CDS encoding Gfo/Idh/MocA family protein, producing the protein MLKAGLVGAGHLGKIHLKLLNQSDRYELIGFHDKDVENGKKLEAEFGYKYFENFDELLSQIDMLDIVTPTVYHYDYALKGIEKGLHFFIEKPVTQTLEQAEEILKLCQENGIKAQVGHVERYNPAFIATKEYIKNPMFIEIHRLAEFNPRGTDVSVVLDLMIHDLDILLSMVKSKVKNIHASGVCVVSKTPDIANARIEFENGCVANLTTSRISMKAMRKSRFFQKDAYISVDFLEKKAEVIRMKDAPENPTPFDMIIENADGEKNQILFEYPNIEPNNAILDELNSFADAITDGKNVEVSLEDGTEALKVALEIMKLIS; encoded by the coding sequence ATGTTAAAAGCAGGTTTGGTAGGTGCCGGACACTTGGGAAAAATACATTTAAAGCTTCTTAATCAATCAGATAGATATGAATTGATAGGATTCCATGATAAAGATGTTGAAAATGGAAAGAAACTGGAAGCAGAATTCGGATACAAATATTTTGAAAATTTTGATGAATTGCTGAGCCAGATTGATATGCTGGATATTGTAACGCCAACAGTTTATCATTATGATTATGCTTTAAAAGGCATCGAAAAAGGACTTCATTTTTTCATTGAGAAACCGGTTACCCAAACGCTTGAACAGGCTGAAGAAATCCTGAAATTATGTCAGGAAAACGGGATTAAAGCTCAGGTAGGTCACGTTGAGAGATATAATCCGGCTTTTATTGCCACCAAAGAATATATCAAAAATCCAATGTTTATTGAGATCCACAGACTCGCTGAGTTCAATCCACGCGGAACTGATGTTTCTGTAGTCCTGGATCTGATGATCCATGACCTGGATATTCTGTTGAGCATGGTAAAATCCAAAGTGAAAAATATCCATGCCAGCGGCGTTTGCGTGGTCAGCAAAACACCGGATATCGCTAACGCCAGAATAGAGTTTGAAAATGGCTGTGTTGCCAATCTTACTACATCCAGGATCTCTATGAAAGCCATGAGGAAAAGCAGGTTTTTCCAGAAAGACGCTTATATCTCCGTTGACTTTCTGGAGAAAAAGGCAGAAGTAATCAGAATGAAAGATGCTCCGGAAAACCCTACTCCATTTGATATGATCATTGAAAATGCAGATGGAGAGAAAAATCAGATCCTGTTTGAATATCCGAACATTGAACCCAATAATGCTATTCTGGATGAATTAAATTCTTTTGCTGATGCCATTACCGATGGTAAAAATGTGGAAGTCTCCTTAGAGGACGGAACTGAAGCGCTGAAAGTAGCATTGGAAATTATGAAGCTGATCAGCTGA
- a CDS encoding cellulase family glycosylhydrolase: MKRTLLISALLLSQFGTSQLLKTSGSKIVNDKGENIQLRGLGLGGWMLQEGYMLKTADFAGPQYKIKEKIAGLIGEDGMKEFYKAYLKNGITKQDIDFLAKAGFNSIRLPMHYNLYTLPIEKEPVKGKDTWLEEGFTMTDNLLQWCRENKIYLILDLHAAPGGQGNDANISDNDTSKPSLWESEENQRKTIALWRKLAERYKDEAWIGGYDIINEPNINFTGKNPNGTDEMSNAPLWKLQKEITTAIREVDKNHIIFIEGNGWGNNYNGLPSIWDDNMAFSFHKYWNYNDDKTIQFALDLRKKHNMPIWLGETGENSNVWFTELIQLLDKHTIGYAFWPMKKIDNIAGIANVKTTPEYEKLLQYWKNGGERPSKEYAQKALMQIADHYRFDNVEIKKDVIDAMFRQVTDASTKPFKEHIVPGRVFASEYDLGRMGSAYVDKDFINLWVSDPDKRSEWNSGQQMRNDGVDIYLCNDKITNRYYVGKTEAGEWLQYTITAKADKNYLFQIRYSSRKASKIKLETASGKPLATVSLSPTGKKEHWNTVSVKNIHLRKGENKIRIIFENDGVNLNYFEVK; the protein is encoded by the coding sequence ATGAAAAGGACTCTCTTAATATCCGCTTTACTATTGTCTCAATTTGGGACATCACAATTATTAAAAACATCCGGATCAAAAATTGTTAATGACAAAGGCGAAAACATCCAGTTGAGAGGTCTTGGATTAGGAGGATGGATGCTTCAGGAAGGATATATGCTAAAGACAGCAGATTTTGCAGGCCCTCAATATAAAATCAAAGAAAAAATAGCAGGCCTTATTGGGGAAGACGGGATGAAAGAGTTTTATAAGGCTTACCTGAAAAACGGAATTACAAAACAGGATATTGATTTTCTGGCTAAAGCAGGCTTTAATTCCATAAGGCTTCCCATGCACTATAATTTATATACATTACCTATAGAAAAGGAACCGGTAAAAGGTAAAGATACCTGGTTGGAAGAGGGCTTTACAATGACCGACAACCTGCTGCAATGGTGCAGAGAGAATAAAATATATCTGATTCTTGATCTTCATGCTGCCCCGGGAGGACAAGGAAATGATGCCAATATTTCAGATAACGATACTTCGAAGCCCTCTCTCTGGGAAAGTGAGGAAAATCAAAGGAAAACCATTGCTCTCTGGAGGAAACTGGCTGAAAGGTATAAAGATGAAGCATGGATTGGCGGCTATGATATCATCAATGAGCCCAATATCAATTTCACAGGGAAAAACCCTAATGGAACCGACGAAATGTCAAATGCTCCTCTTTGGAAACTGCAAAAAGAAATCACTACTGCTATTCGTGAGGTTGATAAAAACCACATCATCTTCATAGAAGGAAATGGCTGGGGTAACAATTATAATGGATTACCCTCCATCTGGGATGACAATATGGCTTTCAGCTTTCATAAATACTGGAATTACAATGATGATAAAACCATACAGTTTGCCTTAGATCTGAGGAAAAAGCATAATATGCCGATCTGGCTTGGAGAAACCGGTGAAAATTCCAATGTCTGGTTTACGGAATTAATACAGCTGCTGGATAAGCATACTATTGGTTATGCCTTCTGGCCCATGAAAAAAATTGATAATATAGCAGGCATCGCCAATGTAAAAACCACTCCGGAGTATGAAAAGCTTTTACAATACTGGAAAAACGGAGGTGAAAGGCCCTCAAAGGAATATGCACAAAAAGCCCTGATGCAGATTGCAGATCATTATAGGTTCGATAATGTTGAAATTAAAAAGGATGTTATCGATGCAATGTTCAGGCAGGTAACTGATGCTAGCACAAAGCCTTTTAAAGAACATATCGTTCCGGGAAGAGTATTTGCTTCGGAATATGATTTAGGAAGAATGGGATCAGCCTATGTGGATAAAGATTTTATCAACCTTTGGGTAAGTGATCCGGACAAAAGATCGGAATGGAATTCAGGTCAGCAGATGAGAAATGACGGAGTTGATATTTACCTTTGTAATGACAAGATAACGAACCGGTATTATGTAGGAAAAACAGAAGCCGGGGAATGGCTTCAATATACCATTACGGCAAAAGCTGACAAGAACTATCTTTTTCAGATCAGGTACTCTTCGAGAAAAGCCTCTAAAATAAAGCTGGAAACAGCCTCAGGTAAGCCTTTAGCCACTGTTTCTTTAAGTCCTACAGGAAAGAAAGAACATTGGAACACTGTTTCGGTTAAAAATATTCACCTGAGAAAGGGAGAAAATAAGATCAGGATTATTTTTGAAAATGATGGAGTCAATCTGAATTATTTTGAAGTTAAATAA
- the bla-A gene encoding CGA/CIA family class A beta-lactamase produces the protein MKKITFLFLFIAVFMSAQQTTLEQKINAITKDKKATVGISVLGFENHFKYSKNGEAKLPTLSVFKFHIACAVLNLVDQGKLSLDQKIFIKKTDLPENTWSPIREKYPDGNVELSLNEVIDYTVALSDNNGCDLLLRLIGGTQTVQQFMDSKGVKGFRIKHNEDDMHKNWKNQYGNYSTTNSAVQLLKKFYDGKILSRPSTDYLMQIMLGTKTGTNKIVEQLPKGTPVAHKTGASGKYDNDLTVAENDMGIITLPDGKHYAIAVFVNNSYESDVINCKIISDISKAVWDYFNK, from the coding sequence ATGAAAAAAATCACTTTTCTTTTTCTTTTTATTGCTGTATTCATGTCAGCTCAACAAACAACATTGGAACAAAAAATTAATGCCATTACCAAAGATAAAAAAGCGACTGTCGGAATTTCCGTTCTGGGTTTTGAAAATCATTTCAAATACAGCAAAAATGGTGAGGCAAAGCTTCCCACGTTGAGTGTTTTTAAGTTCCATATTGCCTGTGCTGTCCTGAATCTTGTAGATCAGGGGAAACTGTCTCTGGATCAAAAAATATTTATCAAAAAAACTGATTTACCGGAAAATACCTGGTCTCCGATCCGGGAGAAATATCCTGATGGGAACGTTGAACTAAGTCTGAATGAAGTGATTGATTACACAGTCGCTTTGAGTGACAATAACGGCTGCGATCTTCTTTTAAGACTTATCGGAGGTACACAAACCGTCCAGCAATTCATGGATTCCAAAGGAGTGAAAGGATTCCGGATTAAGCACAATGAGGATGATATGCATAAGAACTGGAAAAACCAATACGGAAACTACAGCACCACCAATTCTGCTGTGCAGCTGCTAAAAAAGTTTTATGACGGTAAAATACTTTCCAGACCATCTACGGATTATCTGATGCAGATCATGCTGGGAACCAAAACAGGAACCAATAAAATTGTAGAACAACTGCCAAAAGGAACTCCGGTTGCCCACAAAACAGGAGCTTCAGGGAAGTACGACAATGATCTTACGGTGGCAGAAAACGATATGGGAATTATAACGCTACCTGATGGAAAGCACTATGCCATTGCCGTTTTTGTAAACAACTCCTACGAATCAGATGTCATAAATTGCAAAATTATCTCTGATATTTCCAAGGCTGTATGGGATTATTTTAATAAGTAA
- a CDS encoding 3-hydroxybutyryl-CoA dehydrogenase, whose translation MKNIVVIGAGTMGNGIAHTFAQSGFKVNLVDVSQEALDRGIKTITTNLDRIIAKGNLTEEQKTETLGNITTFTALNEAVGSADLIVEAATENQDLKLKIFGQMDEFAPENCILATNTSSISITKIAAATKRADKVIGMHFMNPVPIMKLVEIIKGYSTSKETFDSIYEMSKTLGKVPVEVNDYPGFVANRILMPMINESIETLYNGVAGVEEIDTVMKLGMAHPMGPLQLADFIGLDVCLAILNVMYDGFKNPKYAPNPLLVNMVTAGKLGVKSGEGFYDYSESKKAEKVSKMFLNSF comes from the coding sequence ATCAAAAACATTGTAGTTATCGGAGCGGGAACCATGGGGAATGGTATTGCACATACTTTTGCACAAAGCGGTTTTAAAGTAAACCTGGTAGATGTATCCCAGGAAGCTTTGGACAGAGGAATAAAGACCATTACCACCAATCTTGACAGAATAATTGCAAAGGGAAACCTTACGGAAGAACAAAAAACAGAAACATTAGGAAACATTACTACTTTTACAGCCCTTAATGAAGCTGTAGGAAGTGCTGATCTTATCGTAGAAGCAGCTACTGAAAACCAGGATTTAAAATTAAAAATCTTCGGTCAGATGGATGAATTTGCACCGGAAAACTGCATTTTGGCGACGAATACATCATCAATTTCCATTACTAAAATTGCTGCCGCTACAAAAAGAGCTGATAAAGTAATCGGAATGCACTTTATGAATCCGGTACCGATTATGAAGCTTGTTGAAATCATCAAAGGATATTCTACTTCTAAAGAAACGTTTGATTCCATCTATGAAATGAGTAAAACATTAGGAAAAGTTCCGGTGGAAGTTAACGATTATCCAGGATTCGTAGCCAACAGAATCTTAATGCCAATGATCAATGAGTCTATTGAAACACTTTACAACGGTGTTGCCGGAGTTGAAGAAATAGACACAGTAATGAAATTGGGTATGGCTCATCCGATGGGTCCGCTTCAACTGGCAGACTTTATTGGTCTCGATGTATGCCTTGCTATCCTGAACGTGATGTACGACGGATTCAAAAATCCGAAATACGCCCCGAATCCGTTGCTGGTAAACATGGTAACAGCCGGAAAACTGGGTGTAAAATCAGGGGAAGGCTTCTATGATTATTCTGAAAGTAAAAAAGCTGAAAAAGTTTCAAAAATGTTTTTGAACTCATTTTAA
- a CDS encoding META domain-containing protein — protein sequence MKNLFLSICTAAVLASCGTMTSPSASKVGKAQPALANTKWTLAENVKGKIPTLNIEGEKITGNAGCNNYFGTAKVDPSTGSFSAGQMGSTKMMCNNIGVEQNFMDMMGKANKYVISGNTLELYKDNLLLLKFNKSE from the coding sequence ATGAAAAATCTTTTTTTAAGTATATGTACAGCAGCGGTTTTGGCTTCATGTGGAACCATGACCAGTCCATCGGCTTCTAAGGTAGGAAAAGCTCAGCCTGCACTTGCAAATACAAAATGGACGTTGGCAGAAAATGTAAAAGGCAAAATCCCAACGCTGAATATTGAAGGAGAGAAAATCACCGGAAATGCCGGTTGTAATAACTATTTTGGAACGGCTAAAGTAGATCCGTCTACAGGAAGTTTTTCTGCCGGGCAAATGGGATCTACAAAGATGATGTGTAATAATATCGGTGTAGAGCAGAACTTTATGGATATGATGGGAAAAGCCAACAAGTATGTGATTTCCGGAAATACCCTGGAATTGTATAAAGACAATCTTTTATTATTGAAGTTTAACAAATCAGAATAA
- the pheT gene encoding phenylalanine--tRNA ligase subunit beta, whose amino-acid sequence MKISNNWLKDFVKTELKTERIGEFLTDIGLEVEGIEKFESVKGSLEGIVVGKVLTCEKHPNADKLKKTTVDVGNGKVLNIVCGAPNVEAGQTVPVAVVGTKIYDKTGNFFEIKEAKIRGEVSQGMICAEDELGLSDDHGGIMVLDETKYEVGKNFADYFELTNDEVFEIGLTPNRTDAMSHYGVARDLHAYLSTNQLKSQFNKVASEALNSEGSNDFSIEIEDAELCPRYIGAVIEDVKVAESPSWLKDRLRAIGLSPINNVVDITNYILHGYGQPLHAFDADKIADKKVKIGLVKPGTKFTTLDGVERTLNGSEIIIKDGKDNPMGIAGVFGGEHSGVTETTKTIFLESAYFNPVAVRKGAKLHSLNTDASFRFERGVDPNITRTAITHAIKMIQEIAEGKLKGDLLEEYPKKIEDNYVILRFSKIEQILGTKIHREKVKEILKALEIQVLNEIPNGFEISVPAYRADVTREIDVIEEILRIYGYNKIDAPQKISFTPVKLSANDQDELENSWARTLQGLGFNEVMNNSLTSVKDETDAVKLLNPLSGDLAFMRKSLLEGLLQNTVYNINRKNQDIKFFEFGKIYLKKDQYEERKQLAILVSGRDVAENWLQPKSAVSFYNLKAYVKVLLERLAVDYKEVALSDERFSDALAYEADGKVLVRIGKVAPVLLKDFDIDQDCFYAEIEIELAQELRSKNELKFKDIPKFNKIRRDLALLIDKTVNYQDLYQIAKKNKSPFIKSINLFDVYEGKNLPEGKKSYAMSFELLNEEKTLEEKEITEVMDSLIKSFQKEFNAELRS is encoded by the coding sequence ATGAAAATATCAAACAATTGGCTGAAAGACTTTGTAAAAACGGAATTAAAAACTGAAAGAATCGGTGAGTTCCTTACAGATATAGGTCTTGAAGTTGAAGGGATAGAAAAATTTGAAAGTGTAAAAGGCAGTCTGGAAGGAATTGTTGTAGGTAAAGTATTAACCTGTGAAAAACATCCGAATGCTGATAAACTTAAGAAGACAACAGTAGATGTAGGGAACGGAAAAGTGTTGAACATCGTTTGCGGGGCTCCTAACGTAGAAGCCGGCCAAACGGTTCCTGTAGCGGTTGTCGGAACTAAAATTTATGATAAAACCGGAAACTTTTTTGAAATTAAAGAAGCAAAGATCAGAGGAGAGGTTTCCCAGGGAATGATTTGCGCAGAAGATGAGCTGGGCCTTAGCGATGATCACGGCGGAATTATGGTACTGGATGAGACAAAATATGAAGTGGGAAAAAACTTTGCCGATTATTTTGAACTGACCAATGATGAGGTTTTTGAAATCGGGTTAACGCCAAACAGAACTGACGCAATGTCTCACTATGGTGTTGCCAGGGATCTTCATGCTTATCTTTCTACCAATCAATTGAAATCACAGTTTAATAAAGTGGCTTCAGAAGCTTTGAATAGTGAGGGCTCAAATGATTTTAGCATCGAAATTGAAGATGCTGAATTATGTCCAAGGTACATCGGAGCAGTGATTGAAGATGTAAAAGTGGCAGAATCACCATCCTGGTTGAAAGACAGGTTAAGAGCCATCGGACTAAGCCCGATCAATAATGTGGTAGACATTACCAACTATATTCTTCATGGGTACGGTCAGCCTCTTCACGCATTTGATGCTGATAAAATTGCTGACAAAAAAGTGAAAATAGGACTGGTAAAGCCAGGAACAAAGTTTACAACTTTGGATGGGGTGGAAAGAACATTGAATGGTTCTGAAATCATAATCAAAGACGGTAAAGATAACCCGATGGGTATTGCCGGAGTATTCGGAGGAGAACATTCAGGAGTGACTGAAACTACAAAAACAATATTCCTGGAAAGTGCTTATTTCAACCCTGTAGCGGTAAGAAAAGGTGCGAAATTACATAGTCTGAATACAGACGCTTCTTTCAGATTTGAAAGAGGGGTGGATCCCAATATTACAAGAACAGCTATTACCCATGCTATTAAAATGATTCAGGAGATAGCAGAAGGTAAATTGAAGGGAGACCTGTTGGAAGAATACCCTAAGAAAATTGAAGATAACTATGTGATCTTAAGGTTCTCAAAAATTGAACAGATTTTAGGAACAAAAATTCACAGGGAAAAAGTAAAAGAAATTTTAAAGGCGCTGGAAATCCAGGTGTTAAATGAGATTCCTAACGGTTTCGAAATTTCTGTTCCTGCTTACAGGGCAGATGTGACAAGAGAAATTGATGTGATTGAAGAGATTCTCAGAATCTACGGATACAACAAAATCGATGCTCCACAAAAAATTTCATTTACCCCTGTTAAACTAAGCGCCAATGATCAGGATGAATTGGAAAATAGCTGGGCAAGAACTTTACAGGGGCTTGGTTTCAATGAAGTAATGAATAATTCACTGACTTCTGTAAAAGATGAAACGGATGCCGTAAAACTATTGAACCCTTTAAGCGGTGATCTTGCTTTCATGAGAAAATCTTTATTGGAAGGGCTTCTTCAGAATACAGTGTATAATATCAACAGGAAAAATCAGGATATTAAATTCTTTGAGTTCGGGAAGATCTATCTTAAAAAAGATCAATACGAAGAAAGAAAACAATTAGCTATTCTGGTTTCAGGGAGAGATGTTGCTGAGAATTGGCTGCAACCTAAATCGGCAGTAAGTTTCTATAATCTTAAAGCCTATGTAAAAGTATTGCTGGAAAGATTAGCCGTAGACTATAAAGAAGTAGCTTTATCAGACGAAAGATTCTCTGATGCATTAGCGTATGAGGCAGACGGTAAAGTCTTGGTAAGAATCGGAAAAGTAGCGCCGGTATTGTTGAAAGACTTTGATATTGATCAGGATTGCTTCTATGCTGAAATCGAGATTGAATTAGCTCAGGAATTACGTTCTAAAAATGAATTGAAGTTTAAAGACATTCCGAAATTCAACAAAATCAGAAGAGACTTAGCTTTATTGATTGATAAGACTGTTAACTATCAGGATTTATATCAGATTGCAAAGAAAAATAAATCCCCATTCATTAAGAGCATCAACCTATTCGATGTTTATGAAGGGAAAAATCTGCCGGAAGGGAAGAAGTCGTACGCAATGAGCTTCGAGCTGTTAAACGAGGAAAAAACACTGGAAGAAAAGGAAATCACAGAAGTAATGGATTCCCTAATTAAATCTTTCCAGAAAGAATTCAATGCTGAATTGAGATCTTAA
- a CDS encoding DUF417 family protein → MQNISVYNRLLKLDTYFLNFLRISIFVVMAWIGGLKAFQYEADGIVPFVANSPLMSFFYKNAENKVENKDKKIVAEYSLYKNPEGKIVQKNINWHKENGTYIFSYGLGTMIFLIGVLVLSGIWFPKAGTVGGMLTFLMSLVTLSFLITTPEAYVPKLDGDYPTPQYGFPYLSGAGRLVLKDIIMMASGLVLFSDSLKKAVNPSNDLPGIR, encoded by the coding sequence ATGCAAAACATTAGCGTATACAACCGTTTATTAAAATTGGATACTTATTTTCTCAATTTTCTTAGAATTTCAATTTTTGTTGTTATGGCCTGGATCGGCGGGCTTAAAGCTTTTCAATATGAAGCGGACGGGATTGTTCCCTTTGTTGCTAACAGTCCTTTGATGAGCTTTTTTTATAAAAATGCAGAAAATAAGGTGGAGAATAAAGATAAAAAAATCGTTGCCGAATACAGTTTATATAAAAATCCGGAGGGAAAAATAGTACAGAAAAATATTAACTGGCATAAGGAGAACGGAACCTATATATTTTCCTATGGTTTGGGCACAATGATTTTTCTGATAGGAGTATTGGTTCTGTCAGGTATTTGGTTTCCTAAAGCAGGTACTGTGGGAGGAATGTTAACGTTTTTAATGTCGTTGGTAACACTTTCTTTTTTAATCACTACCCCGGAGGCCTATGTTCCTAAGCTGGATGGGGATTATCCTACCCCTCAGTATGGGTTTCCGTATCTGTCAGGAGCAGGTCGCTTGGTTTTAAAAGACATTATTATGATGGCTTCAGGCTTGGTATTGTTTTCCGACAGCTTAAAAAAAGCGGTAAATCCTTCCAATGATCTACCCGGAATTAGATGA
- a CDS encoding AraC family transcriptional regulator: protein MPIHIQSYYSGFPSEFTTENYSVIVWKGSGFFSVDEINYAYKGYNILFLSPYQKLKLFSETGENISILLFHGDYYCIEYHKEEVACNGLLFNNIYLNPAIELSKESYEYILGLFNHIKREESEQHPFSESIIKTYIQLILALASKQKSNIDHNITSSGKLVNKNASKFQKLLETHYKNEKELSFYSDKLSITNNTLSKAVKKEFNKTPTRLINERIILESKKLLHLTYRSVKEIASELGFTDEFYFSRYFKKSVGCSPKNYRKKVGVSVVAKMSI from the coding sequence ATGCCTATACACATACAATCATACTATTCCGGTTTCCCTTCAGAATTTACTACTGAAAACTATAGTGTAATAGTATGGAAAGGTTCCGGCTTTTTCTCTGTAGATGAAATAAACTATGCTTATAAAGGTTATAATATATTATTTCTTTCTCCTTATCAAAAATTAAAGCTGTTTTCAGAAACAGGGGAAAATATTTCTATTCTCCTATTTCATGGTGATTATTATTGCATAGAATATCATAAAGAAGAAGTGGCCTGTAATGGTTTACTTTTTAATAATATTTATTTAAATCCTGCTATAGAACTTTCCAAAGAGAGCTATGAATATATTCTCGGACTTTTTAATCACATTAAAAGAGAAGAATCAGAACAACATCCGTTTTCAGAATCGATAATCAAAACCTATATTCAGTTGATCCTTGCCTTAGCAAGTAAACAAAAAAGCAATATTGATCACAACATAACTTCTAGTGGAAAATTAGTCAATAAAAATGCCTCGAAATTTCAAAAACTGTTGGAAACCCATTATAAAAATGAAAAAGAACTTTCATTTTACAGTGATAAACTGAGTATTACAAATAATACATTAAGCAAAGCTGTTAAGAAAGAATTTAATAAAACACCGACCCGGCTTATCAATGAAAGAATCATTCTGGAGTCTAAGAAACTGCTGCACCTTACGTATCGTTCTGTAAAAGAAATAGCATCAGAGCTGGGGTTTACCGATGAATTCTACTTCAGCAGGTATTTCAAAAAATCAGTAGGCTGTTCTCCCAAAAATTACAGAAAAAAGGTAGGAGTTTCTGTGGTGGCGAAAATGTCCATATAA